From a region of the Fischerella sp. JS2 genome:
- a CDS encoding phycobiliprotein lyase, with amino-acid sequence MILPLQILQTSDESLLAEFFQASVGQWRSERRYYTLPEGETKEMVSVITINFLEQGCEKLRKLAQMHGLPNTASLTCGAEVIWESTNSISNKKESKGTTLFGALGNTLYRDRGFATAKPVTAQYYFPNPTTLCLRTEYNNSVFEEELKLVGSKYRTRQSIISRAGEQLMIGQYLEKRI; translated from the coding sequence ATGATATTACCACTACAAATTTTACAAACAAGCGACGAATCTCTGCTTGCTGAATTTTTTCAAGCATCTGTAGGTCAATGGCGCTCGGAACGTCGCTATTACACTCTCCCAGAGGGAGAAACCAAAGAAATGGTAAGTGTAATTACTATCAATTTTTTGGAGCAAGGATGCGAAAAATTACGTAAACTTGCTCAAATGCACGGCTTGCCTAATACAGCGAGTTTAACCTGTGGTGCTGAAGTCATTTGGGAAAGCACTAATTCGATTTCAAACAAGAAGGAATCAAAGGGCACAACCTTATTTGGGGCTTTAGGAAACACACTATATCGCGATCGCGGTTTTGCCACAGCTAAACCAGTGACAGCCCAGTATTACTTCCCCAACCCCACAACACTATGTCTGCGAACTGAATACAATAATTCAGTATTTGAAGAAGAATTAAAGCTAGTCGGCAGCAAATACCGCACACGCCAATCTATAATTTCCCGTGCAGGTGAGCAGTTGATGATTGGTCAATATTTGGAAAAGCGGATTTAG